From the genome of Miscanthus floridulus cultivar M001 chromosome 10, ASM1932011v1, whole genome shotgun sequence, one region includes:
- the LOC136488563 gene encoding small ribosomal subunit protein eS8-like, with translation MVYNASNNELVRTQTLVKSAIVQVDAAPFKQWYLTHYGVDICRKKKAPAAKKESAEGKELEFYVKKLQRKKGKGAAA, from the exons ATGGTCTACAATGCATCAAACAATGAGCTTGTGAGGACTCAAACCCTTGTGAAGAGTGCCATTGTGCAAGTTGATGCTGCCCCATTCAAGCAGTGGTACCTCACTCACTATGGAGTTGACATCTGTAGGAAGAAAAAGGCTCCTGCTGCAAAGAAGGAATCTGCTGAG GGTAAAGAGCTTGAGTTCTACGTGAAGAAGCTTCAGCGCAAGAAGGGCAAGGGCGCTGCAGCTTAG